A stretch of Vanessa cardui chromosome 26, ilVanCard2.1, whole genome shotgun sequence DNA encodes these proteins:
- the LOC124540858 gene encoding uncharacterized protein LOC124540858 — MWVPVLLACSIWGNALSQDNNANNLPVATAQWGWQMSQTGPGTIGHYFVRLPESEQQVRYVADGSGYHGTVAVTTSDQQHVHTTNFALGERAIELNSQVPNTYQNTATNGSQLNRSSLQQVQSPIDIYLLQQQYPMQGQIVHISPNTPQNFLHFTSLPSFYYSEGTTPKQIYYNDNKDNNENNDANSQISNEPTINQSKSEANDEIIETNENGPVVRIFKDHNCRNEDGHPINEEHVSKLQKPTETTANVPTFKEHNVHGNFGARDKPTYQRESNYNVNSNDRSQRFYYSTEISHPTTVKPTSYTAHEGISRLVASTQDLISNEDLLRINHAAERIVNNHNDDIIKPKRRSNSRTLNFNYYRPEEDSRSRNRITVSAKYGNIEESKLNEPQIVQGQNFQTATNEYKFASPIVVEDTNFGSYKQQIVNNLMSTMVPYIDNGYEIVDVRNSLNENYTYSEDNKSDEDLVNITPRPVSQKYLAPITVALRLLNSNDTNVFNNVDDHEASDSEFISNTVENPRREKTIVEIQESIPVEITHINEVEYHEYLDEGRSNQDNPLGLVKSLYQKYLESLEANNNKNAYQNANSQQINNNENNSENSQEILESSENKQTDIQEQASSDNQNSYTSYYNTDNKIIQPIIIEKQVPVTTYVDRFIEKKVPYPEPVEVVKQVPVDRPVPVPVHYETIVEKPVEVTRYVNKPFPVEVLKPYPVEVRVPYPVEHKVYIDRPVNVPYPVEKVVEKHLIQHVPVPTPVGIPVGIHIPVEKKVLYPIPVETPVPVAVPIEKPIPYEKIVEKEVPVPYPVEKKVPYPVRHEVKVPVPYPVEKRVPYPIEKIVEKPVTVTKVVEKHVKVPVPHPVRVEVPRPYPVDRIVEKKVPYPVHVDRIVEKRVPVQVPYPVKTVVEKIVEKPVVVTKYVDKPYPVEKRVPYPVEKIVERKVPYPVHIPVEVKVPYAVERNTQKPEPYQFEKVEPTTLYSYGITQEALSNVANYLRYQQEQYKQPIPNYLKNNVDSYGSQQAESQRNYQIQLANAQLLKNLQNPTPVQSTRWGNHYASSYNYLNSTVDSKKPSNTNSQENYKYYGPPPLKNYNNEWENNKDYSERVRRTDRTPKMMNLRIEYGGFKPPLIPSTEVDLDGVPINNKE; from the exons AATAACCTGCCGGTTGCGACGGCGCAGTGGGGGTGGCAGATGAGTCAAACGGGACCCGGGACTATTGGGCATTACTTCGTTAGATTACCAGAG tCAGAACAACAAGTGCGCTACGTAGCTGACGGTAGCGGCTACCACGGTACTGTCGCCGTCACCACTAGTGACCAGCAACATGTGCATACCACAAACTTTGCGTTGGGAGAGCGAGCTATTGAACTAAATTCTCAg GTGCCAAATACATACCAAAACACAGCCACCAACGGAAGTCAGTTGAACAGAAGCAGTCTCCAACAAGTACAATCACCCATTGATATATATCTTCTTCAGCAACAATATCCCATGCAAGGACAAATTGTGCACATATCTCCTAACACTCCACAAAACTTCCTACATTTCACATCTCTACCTAGCTTTTACTATAGCGAAGGTACTACACCTAAACAGATTTATTACAATGATAACAAAGACAACAATGAAAATAACGACGCGAATTCCCAAATTTCAAACGAACCTACAATAAACCAATCAAAAAGTGAAGCGAATGATGAAATCatagaaacaaatgaaaacgGACCTGTTGTGAGAATATTCAAAGATCACAATTGTCGAAACGAAGATGGCCACCCAATTAATGAAGAGCATGTAAGTAAATTACAAAAGCCAACAGAAACAACTGCAAACGTACCTACTTTTAAAGAACACAACGTTCATGGAAATTTCGGAGCACGAGACAAACCAACATATCAACGTGAGTCTAATTACAATGTTAATTCCAACGATAGGAGCCAACGATTCTATTACTCTACTGAAATAAGCCATCCCACAACAGTCAAGCCTACTTCTTATACAGCACATGAAGGTATTTCGAGGTTAGTAGCATCGACACAGGATTTGATATCAAACGAAGATCTTTTAAGAATAAATCACGCAGCCGAAAGAATAGTTAACAACCATAATGATGATATTATAAAACCTAAACGTCGCTCTAATTCAAGAACGTTAAACTTCAACTACTACAGGCCTGAAGAAGATTCTAGATCTAGGAATAGAATAACAGTATCAGCCAAGTATGGAAATATTGAAGAAAGCAAATTGAACGAACCGCAGATAGTTCAAGGACAAAACTTCCAAACTGcaacaaatgaatataaattcgCCTCGCCTATCGTTGTTGAAGATACAAATTTTGGTAGTTATAAACAACAAATAGTGAACAATTTGATGTCAACAATGGTACCATATATCGACAATGGCTATGAAATTGTTGATGTCAGAAATAGCCTAAATGAAAACTATACTTATTCGGAAGATAATAAATCCGACGAAGATTTAGTTAATATCACACCACGACCAGTGagtcaaaaatatttagctCCTATCACCGTCGCTTTAAGATTACTAAACTCAAACGATACTAATGTATTTAACAATGTCGACGATCATGAAGCTTCTGACagcgaatttatttcaaatacagtTGAAAACCCCCGACGTGAAAAAACCATTGTGGAAATACAAGAGTCAATACCTGTAGAAATTACTCATATAAATGAAGTTGAATATCATGAATATTTAGATGAAGGTAGAAGCAATCAAGATAACCCATTGGGACTAGTGAAAtctttatatcaaaaatatttagaatccTTGgaagcaaataataataaaaatgcgtACCAAAATGCAAACAGCCAACAgattaataacaatgaaaacaaTAGTGAAAATTCTCAAGAAATTTTAGAATCCAGTGAGAATAAGCAGACTGATATTCAAGAACAAGCGAGCTCGGATAACCAAAATTCATATACAAGTTATTACAACacagataacaaaataattcaacCTATAATCATTGAAAAGCAAGTACCGGTAACAACATATGTAGATCGTTTTATCGAGAAGAAAGTACCATATCCAGAACCAGTTGAAGTTGTTAAACAAGTGCCAGTAGATCGGCCAGTACCGGTGCCAGTGCATTACGAGACAATAGTGGAGAAACCGGTGGAAGTAACTAGATATGTAAATAAACCGTTCCCTGTTGAAGTTCTAAAACCATATCCAGTTGAAGTCAGAGTGCCATATCCAGTGGAACATAAGGTTTATATTGACCGTCCAGTAAATGTTCCGTATCCAGTTGAGAAAGTTGTCGAAAAACATTTAATCCAACATGTACCCGTGCCAACTCCGGTTGGGATTCCTGTTGGAATCCATATTCCCGTTGAAAAGAAAGTATTATATCCCATACCGGTCGAAACTCCAGTACCAGTGGCTGTCCCAATAGAAAAACCTATCCCATATGAGAAAATCGTAGAAAAAGAAGTCCCAGTGCCCTATCCAGTAGAGAAAAAGGTCCCGTATCCCGTCAGGCATGAAGTTAAGGTTCCAGTGCCGTATCCAGTGGAAAAAAGGGTACCATATCCTATTGAAAAAATTGTTGAAAAACCAGTAACAGTGACAAAAGTGGTCGAAAAGCACGTAAAAGTGCCTGTTCCCCATCCAGTGCGAGTGGAAGTACCAAGACCTTACCCCGTTGATAGGATAGTCGAGAAAAAGGTACCCTATCCTGTCCACGTTGATAGAATCGTTGAAAAAAGAGTGCCAGTCCAAGTACCGTATCCCGTAAAGACAGTAGTCGAGAAAATCGTAGAAAAGCCAGTAGTTGTTACAAAGTATGTCGATAAACCGTATCCTGTCGAAAAACGGGTTCCGTATCCAGTTGAAAAAATCGTAGAAAGAAAAGTTCCCTATCCTGTCCACATACCAGTGGAGGTCAAAGTCCCATATGCTGTTGAAAGAAACACGCAAAAACCCGAACCGTACCAATTCGAAAAAGTTGAACCGACAACACTTTATAGCTATGGCATTACTCAAGAAGCTCTTTCAAATGTGGCGAATTATTTGAGATATCAACAGGAACAATACAAACAACCCATTCCAAATTACTTAAAGAATAACGTCGATAGTTACGGCTCCCAACAAGCTGAATCACAACGAAACTATCAAATACAACTCGCGAATGCGCAGCTTTTGAAAAATCTGCAAAACCCAACTCCCGTCCAATCAACGCGTTGGGGAAATCACTACGCTTCTTCATATAACTATTTGAATTCTACCGTCGATTCTAAAAAACCATCGAATACTAACAGTCAAGAAAATTACAAATACTACGGTCCACCGCCGTTGAAGAATTACAATAATGAATGGGAAAATAATAAGGATTACTCAGAGAGGGTCAGAAGGACTGACAGAACACCAAAAATGATGAACTTAAGGATAGAATACGGAGGGTTCAAGCCGCCATTAATTCCAAGCACGGAGGTCGATTTAGATGGCGTACCCATTAATAACAAAGAATAA
- the LOC124540862 gene encoding uncharacterized protein LOC124540862 produces the protein MVLVANAGLRTPSGALAHYLTAYTPESLARSDYLRPPLSPARVQPRSSLSLRADSADVDTKHRLPHTSSVYALRRQGRVRSPVSPPCDCLPVDPIPPPELFDF, from the coding sequence ATGGTGCTCGTCGCCAACGCGGGCCTCCGGACGCCGTCAGGTGCGTTGGCTCACTACCTCACGGCGTACACGCCGGAGTCGCTGGCGCGCAGCGACTACCTGCGGCCGCCGCTGTCGCCGGCGCGCGTGCAGCCGCGCTCGTCGCTGTCGCTGCGCGCCGACAGCGCCGACGTCGACACGAAGCACCGCCTCCCGCACACGTCGAGCGTGTACGCGCTGCGCCGCCAGGGCCGCGTGCGCTCGCCCGTGTCGCCGCCGTGCGACTGCCTGCCCGTCGACCCGATACCGCCGCCGGAGCTGTTCGATTTTTGA